The following proteins are co-located in the Paludibaculum fermentans genome:
- a CDS encoding HesB/IscA family protein has translation MSAIQVTPKAVEKIRSAFAKQNVDGGLRLGVLGGGCSGLSYQFKFETKPRPTDQVFDFDGVQVFVDPKSMVFLDGMILDYKESLMQSGFAFDNPHATKSCGCGSSFSA, from the coding sequence ATGTCCGCGATTCAAGTTACTCCCAAAGCGGTTGAAAAGATTCGTAGCGCGTTCGCCAAGCAGAACGTGGATGGTGGTTTGCGCCTGGGCGTCCTGGGCGGCGGGTGCTCCGGCCTCAGCTACCAGTTCAAGTTCGAGACGAAGCCCCGCCCCACCGACCAGGTCTTCGACTTCGATGGAGTGCAGGTCTTCGTCGACCCCAAGAGCATGGTGTTCCTCGACGGCATGATCCTGGACTATAAGGAGTCGTTGATGCAGTCCGGCTTCGCCTTCGACAATCCCCATGCGACCAAGAGCTGTGGTTGCGGGTCGTCGTTCTCGGCGTAA
- the hscA gene encoding Fe-S protein assembly chaperone HscA: protein MSTFQIDFSNINRKRIVGIDLGTTNSLVAFMDLTGPQVIPGADGSVLVPSIVSLADDGSFVVGDAARQLLIDRSDRTVYSVKRLMGRGAADVQEETSLFPFRIAEGSEQVIRLALGGRQFTPPEISAQVLRELKQRAEAYLGEEVTQAVITVPAYFNDAQRQATKDAGRIAGLEVLRLVNEPTAASLAYGLDKRNDGVVAVYDLGGGTFDISILRLHEGIFEVLATNGDTHLGGDDIDNRLLAIALEEIASEWGEDISRNGEAVQTVRRAVIEAKERLSFLPLTAIDVDFKGRKYQREMTREIFEQIIKDIVDRTLGPCRQAMRDAGLEPEGIDEVVMVGGSTRIPLVRSAVSTLFRAKPHTELNPDEVVALGAAVQAAILSGDVQDKLLLDVTPLSLGIETMGGVVSKLIHRNSTIPASATEVFTTSVDGQQNVLIHVLQGERELVKDCRSLARFDLKGIDPMPAGMARIEVRFLIDANGILSVSARDLRSGTEQSVEVKPSYGLTDEQVEAMILESYEKAEEDFAARQVREARVEADTILSAVDKARASDAWIDLTDEERSAVDLALNELQMVYHGEDHTLIRNRIENLDGSTRKLAENMMNTAVRAALKGTKI, encoded by the coding sequence ATGAGCACTTTTCAAATCGACTTCTCCAACATCAACAGGAAGCGCATTGTCGGCATCGACCTGGGCACCACCAATTCTCTCGTGGCCTTCATGGACCTGACGGGCCCGCAGGTCATTCCAGGCGCCGACGGCAGTGTGCTCGTGCCCAGTATTGTCAGTCTGGCCGATGACGGTAGTTTCGTGGTGGGCGACGCCGCGCGGCAACTGCTGATCGACCGGTCGGACCGTACCGTCTACTCCGTGAAGCGCCTGATGGGCCGAGGAGCCGCCGATGTTCAGGAAGAGACCAGCCTTTTCCCGTTCCGGATCGCTGAGGGCAGCGAGCAGGTCATCCGCCTCGCCCTGGGGGGCCGCCAGTTCACTCCGCCGGAGATTTCAGCCCAGGTGTTGCGGGAACTGAAGCAGCGCGCTGAGGCCTATCTCGGAGAAGAGGTGACGCAGGCGGTCATCACCGTCCCGGCCTACTTCAACGATGCGCAGCGGCAGGCGACCAAGGATGCCGGCCGCATCGCTGGCCTGGAAGTGCTGCGCCTGGTGAACGAACCCACGGCGGCGTCGCTGGCTTACGGGCTGGACAAGCGCAACGACGGCGTGGTGGCGGTCTATGATCTCGGCGGCGGCACGTTCGACATTTCGATCCTGCGCCTGCACGAAGGCATCTTCGAGGTGTTGGCCACGAACGGTGACACCCACCTGGGCGGCGACGATATCGACAACCGCCTGCTGGCCATTGCCCTGGAAGAGATCGCCTCCGAGTGGGGCGAGGATATTTCACGGAATGGCGAAGCGGTGCAAACCGTGCGCCGCGCCGTCATCGAAGCCAAAGAGCGGCTGTCGTTCCTGCCGCTGACGGCGATCGATGTCGACTTCAAGGGCCGCAAGTATCAGCGCGAAATGACGCGCGAGATCTTCGAGCAGATCATCAAGGACATTGTGGACCGCACGTTGGGTCCGTGCCGCCAGGCGATGCGCGACGCCGGCCTGGAGCCTGAGGGCATCGACGAAGTGGTCATGGTGGGCGGCTCGACCCGCATCCCGCTGGTGCGCTCGGCGGTCTCGACGCTGTTCCGCGCCAAACCGCACACTGAACTGAATCCCGACGAAGTAGTCGCGTTGGGCGCCGCCGTGCAGGCTGCCATTCTCTCCGGAGACGTGCAGGACAAGCTGCTGCTCGACGTGACGCCTTTGTCCCTGGGCATCGAGACGATGGGCGGGGTCGTCAGCAAGCTCATCCATCGCAACTCGACCATTCCGGCCTCCGCCACCGAAGTGTTCACGACCTCAGTGGACGGCCAGCAGAACGTGCTCATTCATGTGCTGCAGGGCGAACGCGAACTGGTAAAGGATTGCCGGTCGCTGGCGCGCTTCGACCTGAAGGGTATCGATCCCATGCCAGCGGGCATGGCCCGGATCGAGGTACGGTTCCTCATCGACGCCAACGGCATCCTCAGCGTCAGCGCACGCGACCTGCGCAGCGGCACCGAGCAGAGCGTGGAAGTGAAGCCATCCTACGGCCTCACCGACGAGCAGGTGGAAGCGATGATCCTCGAATCGTACGAGAAGGCGGAGGAAGACTTCGCTGCCCGGCAGGTACGAGAGGCTCGCGTGGAAGCGGACACCATCCTGTCGGCGGTGGACAAGGCCCGCGCCAGCGACGCCTGGATTGACCTGACCGACGAGGAACGGTCCGCCGTGGATCTGGCGCTCAACGAACTGCAGATGGTGTATCACGGCGAGGATCACACCCTGATCCGCAACCGCATTGAGAACCTGGATGGCTCCACGCGCAAGCTGGCCGAGAACATGATGAACACCGCCGTCCGCGCGGCGCTGAAGGGGACCAAGATCTAG
- the iscU gene encoding Fe-S cluster assembly scaffold IscU — MAYSDKVLDHYNNPRNVGNLDKKDPNVGTGLVGAPECGDVMKLQIKVNPETGVIEDAKFKTFGCGSAIASSSLATEMLKGKTVDEALQIKNTLIVNELSLPPVKIHCSVLAEDAIKAAITDYKAKSVTPAAVQTA; from the coding sequence ATGGCTTACAGCGATAAAGTTCTCGATCACTACAACAATCCGCGCAATGTGGGCAACCTCGACAAGAAGGACCCCAATGTCGGTACCGGTCTGGTCGGCGCGCCCGAATGCGGCGACGTCATGAAGCTCCAGATCAAGGTGAACCCGGAAACGGGCGTCATCGAAGATGCCAAGTTCAAGACCTTTGGCTGCGGCTCGGCCATCGCCAGTTCGTCGCTGGCCACCGAGATGCTCAAGGGCAAGACGGTCGACGAAGCTCTGCAGATCAAGAACACCTTGATTGTCAATGAGTTGAGCCTGCCGCCCGTGAAAATTCACTGTTCCGTGCTGGCTGAGGATGCCATCAAGGCAGCGATCACCGACTACAAGGCAAAGTCGGTCACCCCGGCCGCGGTCCAAACAGCGTAA
- a CDS encoding LolA-like protein yields the protein MSCTVCGLFAQTPDPAQLLEEMHAAELANRVQAARFVYTEDIRYKETLPEGGLRGSNWVTYEVTFLEGEPYSRRVAIQGEPLPAAQAEAEENRLRKVELFRQQTPFEERRRHYFAAEENRFKIDTVLVLRYHQARFLGEQPIQGREAWVVETRPRRSAPKPKGRGESSLVMRIRYWIDKQTHMPIHLEAEWLRDFDGAPRGATVVVDRIAVDGAWLQQHIVVRGRRKAGKVYFTYENDQRYSNFKKFHADAKLLLDDREPH from the coding sequence TTGAGTTGCACAGTCTGTGGTCTGTTCGCGCAGACGCCTGACCCTGCCCAACTCCTGGAAGAAATGCATGCCGCCGAACTCGCCAACCGGGTTCAGGCGGCTCGTTTCGTTTACACAGAAGACATCCGTTACAAGGAAACCCTACCTGAGGGCGGACTGCGCGGCTCGAACTGGGTGACCTACGAAGTCACTTTTCTCGAGGGCGAACCGTATAGCCGCCGGGTCGCCATTCAGGGCGAACCGCTCCCTGCTGCCCAGGCGGAGGCAGAGGAAAACCGTCTCCGGAAAGTGGAACTGTTCCGGCAGCAAACCCCTTTCGAGGAACGCCGGCGCCATTACTTCGCGGCCGAGGAGAACCGGTTCAAGATCGACACGGTGCTGGTGCTCCGCTACCACCAGGCCCGGTTTCTGGGGGAGCAACCCATCCAGGGCCGCGAGGCCTGGGTGGTGGAAACCCGGCCGCGGCGCAGCGCACCGAAGCCAAAGGGACGGGGCGAGAGCAGTCTCGTCATGCGGATCCGCTACTGGATTGATAAGCAGACCCACATGCCTATCCATCTCGAGGCGGAATGGCTGCGCGACTTTGACGGCGCACCCAGGGGCGCTACCGTCGTGGTGGACAGAATCGCCGTGGATGGCGCCTGGCTGCAGCAGCATATCGTCGTGCGAGGACGCCGCAAGGCAGGCAAGGTCTATTTCACTTACGAGAACGACCAGCGCTATTCGAACTTCAAAAAGTTCCACGCGGACGCCAAACTGCTGCTGGACGACCGCGAACCTCACTAA
- the iscX gene encoding Fe-S cluster assembly protein IscX, whose product MTWTDFEDIGIALFEQNPELDPLTVRFTDLHKMVTSLEGFDDDPEKSNEAKLEAIQMAWHEEYTDNQ is encoded by the coding sequence ATGACCTGGACTGACTTCGAAGACATCGGAATCGCGCTGTTCGAACAGAACCCCGAACTCGACCCGCTCACCGTTCGGTTTACAGACCTGCATAAAATGGTGACCAGCCTGGAAGGTTTCGACGACGACCCGGAGAAATCTAACGAGGCGAAACTCGAAGCGATTCAGATGGCGTGGCACGAAGAATATACGGACAATCAGTAG
- the hscB gene encoding Fe-S protein assembly co-chaperone HscB yields MRVVVLGVMDNHHNCWHCGTPDAGSIFCRYCNSLQAPVPNYFEFFGMPLKLSVDLARLQKQFYSLSGLLHPDRYTRRSEQEKRYSLEASSILNDAYRVLRDPIQRAEYVLKEAGFDIGEQRSKDVPPELLEEVFELNMALDELRMGDDEVLPQLDESRKRFLDILVEMDAGLEAEFQKHDVQEGDEARRAVLAEIRMTLNRRRYIKNLVNEVDKLLTARNA; encoded by the coding sequence TTGCGGGTCGTCGTTCTCGGCGTAATGGACAACCATCACAACTGCTGGCACTGCGGCACGCCCGACGCCGGTTCGATCTTCTGCCGTTACTGCAATAGCCTGCAGGCGCCGGTGCCGAATTACTTCGAGTTTTTCGGAATGCCGCTGAAGCTGTCCGTGGATCTGGCACGACTGCAGAAGCAGTTCTATTCCCTCAGCGGACTGCTGCACCCGGACCGCTATACACGCCGCAGCGAGCAGGAAAAACGCTACTCGCTCGAAGCCTCCTCCATCCTGAACGACGCCTACCGGGTGCTGCGCGATCCCATCCAACGCGCCGAGTACGTATTGAAGGAAGCCGGCTTCGACATCGGCGAGCAGCGCTCCAAGGATGTTCCGCCCGAACTACTGGAAGAGGTTTTCGAGCTGAACATGGCGCTGGACGAGCTGCGCATGGGCGACGACGAGGTTTTGCCCCAGCTCGACGAGTCCCGCAAACGGTTTCTGGACATTCTCGTTGAGATGGACGCAGGTCTTGAGGCGGAGTTCCAGAAGCACGATGTACAGGAAGGCGATGAAGCGCGCCGCGCCGTGCTCGCGGAGATCCGCATGACTCTGAACCGCCGGCGCTACATCAAGAATCTCGTCAACGAAGTAGATAAGCTGCTGACGGCACGCAACGCCTGA